Proteins encoded together in one Apis cerana isolate GH-2021 linkage group LG4, AcerK_1.0, whole genome shotgun sequence window:
- the LOC107996134 gene encoding large ribosomal subunit protein eL42 isoform X2, whose protein sequence is MVNVPKQRRTFCKKCKVHKPHKVTQYKKSKERHASQGRRRYDRKQQGFGGQTKPIFRKKAKTTKKIVLRMECTECKYRKQIPLKRCKHFELGGDKKRKGQMIQF, encoded by the exons ATG gtaAATGTGCCGAAACAGAGGCGCACTTTCTGTAAAAAGTGTAAAGTACATAAACCACATAAAGTaacacaatataaaaaaagtaaagaacgTCATGCATCCCAAGGTAGAAGACGTTATGATCGTAAACAACAAGGTTTTGGTGGACAAACTAAACCCATTTTTaggaaaaaa gcaaaaactacaaaaaaaattgtattaagaaTGGAATGTACAGAATGCAAATATAGAAAACAAATTCCTCTTAAAAGATGTAAACATTTTGAATTAGGAGGTGATAAAAAACGAaag GGACAAATGATTCAGTTTTAA
- the LOC107996134 gene encoding large ribosomal subunit protein eL42 isoform X1 has translation MVNVPKQRRTFCKKCKVHKPHKVTQYKKSKERHASQGRRRYDRKQQGFGGQTKPIFRKKAKTTKKIVLRMECTECKYRKQIPLKRCKHFELGGDKKRKVNNILKCNFFLQYFI, from the exons ATG gtaAATGTGCCGAAACAGAGGCGCACTTTCTGTAAAAAGTGTAAAGTACATAAACCACATAAAGTaacacaatataaaaaaagtaaagaacgTCATGCATCCCAAGGTAGAAGACGTTATGATCGTAAACAACAAGGTTTTGGTGGACAAACTAAACCCATTTTTaggaaaaaa gcaaaaactacaaaaaaaattgtattaagaaTGGAATGTACAGAATGCAAATATAGAAAACAAATTCCTCTTAAAAGATGTAAACATTTTGAATTAGGAGGTGATAAAAAACGAaaggtaaataatatattaaaatgtaatttttttttgcaatattttatataa
- the LOC107996132 gene encoding WASH complex subunit 3, translating into MNDYKIPIIEPTIDCTKVPPINQKRTISFINHFIVHTVTFLNKFTLSCEERLLQFEYKLQRIEASLEILESWLSSIPNLEQNQNTKSSTENNDNKEENVSKINEPDNIKQDVPKDIQTEKQLINKDSRYDKYLKMIHFGVPKEAVKLKMEQEGLNSSILDNESQQVISKQISTENDKDKED; encoded by the exons ATGAATGATTACAAAATTCCAATAATCGAGCCAACTATCGATTGTACAAAG gTTCCACCAATCAATCAGAAAAGaacgatttcttttattaatcattttattgtgCATACTGTaacatttcttaataaatttacattatcatGTGAAGAAAGACTATtgcaatttgaatataaattacaaagaatAGAGGCTTCactagaaattttagaatcttgg ttaTCATCAATTCCTAATCTggaacaaaatcaaaatactaAAAGTTCtacagaaaataatgataataaagaagaaaatgtatctaaaataaatgaacctgataatattaaacaagatGTTCCTAAAGATATACAAActgaaaaacaattaataaacaaagatTCACGTTatgacaaatatttgaaaatgatacatTTTGGTGTACCAAAAGAAGCtgtcaaattaaaaatggaacaAGAAGGATTAAACTCATCTATCTTAGA CAATGAATCCCAACAAGTAATTTCTAAGCAGATATCTACAGAAAATGATAAGGATaaagaagattaa
- the LOC107996131 gene encoding transportin-3 translates to MESPPDLETVYQAVYSLYNNSNPSGPGKISQWLDELQKSVFAWKIADEMLQQKRDFQSCYFAAQTMRTKIQLCFQELPPEAHTSLRDSLMNHISQINEHTNSAIVTQLCLALADLALQMCTWEKPVVDLINRFGGSTASLWPLLEVMTVLPEEVNSRSLRLGANRRQHILLELNASADTVTEFLKMCLKNGGENVQIRVTILRCFTSWIAVHAIPLVPTSDVIVYTLQILGNHMTGSQLHEAAADCICVILQILEEDSNSNQDNNSESNIQLQQLQLFLFTSVMTLEQPYHLSVAHEDMDKSINYCRIFTELAETFLETIVNGCAGGKQHYAIKILDLVLVCVGHHDYEVAQITFNLWYRLSEILYQKNSDDLNAVFRPHIERLIGALCRHCQMEPDHLGLVEEGAGGEEFADFRNRVSDLIKDVVFVVGSSHCFRQMFSSLTGGPGPQGQPNHVPTWDSTEAALFVMQAVAKNILPKENDVVPKVVEAILNLPENTHIAVRHTSILLLGELCEWIDNHRQSLEPVLNFLLTCLNQKGLGSAACGALLSICTACPSHMASHFPGLLQIARSLDNFAISNDAAIGLLKGVAIIMSSLPREKLTQAMKELCWFQARPLCEIMERRIPIEVGTKTDPVIWLDRLAAIFRHTDPPIEDSFEPHPCQSAVTEMWPILSNVCTTYQHDAKLMERCCRCLRFAVRCVRKHSAHLLEPLVKQIVQLYAAHQHSCFLYLGSILVDEYATDSECVSGLLKMLEAFIGPTFNILQQQDGLKNHPDTVDDLFRLCARFLQRAPIPFLCSVVIESIIDCALMACSLDHRDANVSVMKFFYDLLHCGRNYENRTDYTIRRELVQRVLKEKGQTLVIRLLHASVFSLSSYMLSDVADVFVELSLTNRQLLSKWLEEAIKTMPSQNAGGSPTAQPEQLFEFHNTVTRAETAKSINHALRNFARLYR, encoded by the exons atggAGTCTCCGCCTGACCTGGAAACAGTTTACCAGGctgtatattctttatataataattcaaatcctTCGGGGCCAGGAAAAATATCTCAATGGTTGGACGAATTACAAAAATCA gtaTTTGCATGGAAAATAGCAGATGAAATGTTGCAACAAAAACGAGATTTTCAATCTTGTTATTTTGCTGCACAAACAATGCGTACCAAAATACAATTATGTTTCCAAGAATTACCTCCAGAAGCTCATACTTCTTTGAGAGATTCTTTAATGAATCACATATCACAAATTAATGAACATACCAATTCTGCTATTGTTACAcag ttgtGTTTAGCATTAGCAGATCTTGCATTACAAATGTGTACATGGGAAAAACCAGTTGTGGATTTGATTAATAGATTTGGCGGATCAACTGCCAGTTTATGGCCATTACTTGAAGTAATGACTGTATTACCAGAAGAAGTAAATTCAAGATCTCTTAG attaggAGCTAATCGCAGGCAACATATATTGCTTGAACTTAATGCAAGTGCAGATACAGTGACAGAATTTTTG aaAATGTGTTTAAAAAATGGCGGAGAGAATGTACAAATCCGTGTTACAATTCTTAGATGTTTTACAAGTTGGATTGCAGTACATGCTATACCTCTTGTACCTACAAGTGATGTTATTGTATATACTCTTCAG ATACTTGGAAATCATATGACTGGATCTCAATTACACGAAGCAGCTGCAGATTGTATATGTGTAATTCTGCAAATTTTGGAAGAAGACAGTAATAGTAATCAGGATAATAATAGCGAATCTAATATACAACTACAACagttacaattatttctttttactagTGTAATGACTTTAGAACAACCGTATCATTTATCTGTTGCACATGAAGATATGGACAA gTCAATAAACTATTGTCGAATTTTTACGGAATTAGCTGAAACCTTTTTGGAAACCATAGTAAATGGTTGTGCAGGAGGAAAACAACATTAtgctattaaaattcttgatcTTGTCTTAGTATGTGTTGGACATCATGATTATGAAGTAGCACAAATAACTTTCAATTTGTGGTATCGTTTATCTGAAATTCTCTATCAAAAAAATAGCGATGATCTTAATGCAGTATTTCGACCTCATATTGAAAGATTAATTGGAGCACTATGTAGACATTGTCAAATGGAACCAGATCAT ttaGGTCTAGTAGAAGAGGGAGCAGGTGGAGAAGAATTTGCAGATTTTAGAAATCGTGTTTCAGATTTAATAAAGGATGTTGTATTTGTAGTGGGAAGTAGTCATTGTTTTCGACAAATGTTTTCATCTTTGACAGGTGGTCCAGGACCACAAGGTCAGCCTAATCATGTACCTACATGGGATTCAACTGAAGCAGCTTTGTTTGTAATGCAAGCAgtggcaaaaaatattttacc aaaagaaaatgacgtAGTGCCGAAAGTAGTAGAggccattttaaatttaccagAAAATACTCATATAGCTGTTCGTCATACAAGCATTCTATTATTGGGAGAACTTTGTGAATGGATAGACAATCATCGTCAATCTCTAG aacctgttttgaattttcttttgacCTGCTTAAATCAAAAAGGTTTAGGAAGTGCAGCTTGTGGTGCATTGTTAAGTATATGTACTGCTTGCCCATCACATATGGCTTCACATTTTCCAGGATTATTACAAATAGCACGTTCTCTTGATAATTTTGCTATCAGTAATGATGCTGCTATTGGTTTGCTTAAGg gAGTAGCAATAATTATGTCAAGCTTACCACGTGAAAAACTTACACAAGCTATGAAAGAATTATGTTGGTTTCAAGCAAGACCATTGTGTGAGATTATGGAACGTAGAATTCCCATCGAAGTAGGAACTAAGACTGATCCTGTGATATGGCTAGACAGATTAGCTGCTATATTTAGGCATACTGACCCTCCAATTGAAGATAGTTTTGAACCTCATCCTTGTCAAAGTGCTGTTACTGAA ATGTGGCCCATATTATCAAATGTATGCACAACATATCAACATGATGCAAAATTAATGGAAAGATGTTGTCGTTGTCTAAGATTTGCTGTTCGTTGTGTAAGAAAACATTCCGCCCATCTTCTTGAACCGCTTGTAAAAcag attGTGCAATTATATGCAGCTCATCAACATAgttgttttttatatctcgGTTCAATATTAGTTGATGAATATGCTACAGATTCAGAATGTGTCTctggtttattaaaaatgttagagGCATTTATTGGACctacttttaatattcttcaacAACAAGATGGATTAAAAAACCATCCTGACACCGTAGATGATCTTTTCAGATTATGTGCtag gttTCTTCAAAGAGCTCCAATACCTTTCCTGTGCTCTGTTGTCATAGAAAGCATAATTGACTGTGCCTTAATGGCCTGTAGCTTAGACCACAGGGACGCAAATGTATcagtaatgaaatttttttatgatttgttACATTGTGGTCGAAATTATgag aatcgAACGGATTATACAATACGACGGGAATTAGTACAACgcgtattaaaagaaaaaggacaGACATTAGTCATAAGGTTACTTCATGCATCTGTATTTTCACTATCGTCCTACATGTTATCTGATGTAGCAGATGTTTTTGTTGAACTTTCTTTAACTAATAGACaa ctATTATCTAAATGGTTAGAAGAAGCCATTAAAACCATGCCATCACAAAATGCAGGTGGTTCTCCTACAGCACAACCTGAACAATTGTTTGAATTTCACAATACGGTTACAAG gGCAGAAACAGcaaaatctataaatcatGCTTTACGCAATTTTGCGCGTTTGTATCGTTga